Below is a genomic region from Streptomyces roseoviridis.
GGCCAGGGCCGGCCACCGCCACTGCTCCCGGCGGATCCCGGGGCGGAAGAGCAGGGAGGCGGCCAGCACGGGAACGGCCGTCCACACGAACAGCGCCGGGGTGGAGAAGCCGTACGTGACGGGCATCAGGCGCGCCGCCAGGTCCGGCGCCCCGGCCGCCACGAACTCCCGCACCACGCCGGGGTGGGCGTGCCGCGTCCCGAGGAAGACCGGGACCAGGACGGGCGCCGCGAGCCCGACGCCGAGCAGCACGGTCACCGTGCCCCGGACGAGGACCGGGACGAGCATCCGCCGGTGCGGCACCGACACCAGGAGGACCAGCGCGGCGCCCAGCGTCGCCATGTACGCGGTGTAGAAGTTGGCCAGCCAGCACACGACGACGACCAGCGGCCCGAGCAGCGGCCGCCGTCCCTCCCGCACCCACACACCCACCAGGCACAGCAGCGGGAAGGCGATCAGGCCGTCCATCCACATCGGGTTGTAGACGGCCTCCAGCAGGGCCCAGCCGCACAGCCCGTAGGCGGCGCCGAGCAGCCCCGCGCCCCACCACACGCCCGGCCGCGTCCGCAGCAGCGCCCAGGCCATCGCCGCCGCGGCGGCCGCCGTCTTCAGGACGGTGATCCCGTACAGCGCGTACGCCAGGTCGGCGCGCGGGAAGAGGGCGACGAGCGGGGCGAACGGGCTGGTCAGATACGTGCCGAGGTCCGGCAGGAAGCTGGTGCCCCAGCCGGACTGCCAGTTCAGGAGCAGCCCGCCGTCCGCCCGCCCGTGCAGCAGGTCCCACAGCCGGGCGTGGAACGGCAGGAACTGGTTGCCCAGGTCGTTGACGCTGCGCCGGTGCGGGCCGAACGGGAAGGTGCGAGCGACGGCGTCACCCGCGCACACGGCGACGGCGGTGAGCAGCAGCGCGGCAAGGGCCGGCGCGCGGCCTGCGGCACGCATGTTCGGGATCTTCATCGTGGAACGAATATGACAGCGATAATGCCGAAATCGGCCCCCGCGCCGGGCAGTTCACGCAATGGTCGCCTGACCGTCACCGACGGAATCCGGCGGCGACATCCGCACCGGCTGTGGTGGCGTGCGTGCTGCTCTCGATCGTGGTCCCGTGCTTCAACGAAGAAGAGATCATCGGTCGCTTTCACGACCATGTGACGAAGGAACTCTCCCGTTTCGACGGAGAATTCGAGATCGTCTACGTGGACGACGGAAGCCGTGACCGTACGCTGCCGCTCCTGGAGGGGATCGCCGCCGGCGACCCCCGGGCGCGCTATGTCTCCTTCAGCCGCAACTTCGGCAAGGAGGCCGCCATGCTGGCGGGCCTGCGGCACGCGGCCGGCGACGCCGTCGTCATCATGGACGCCGACCTCCAGCACCCGCCGGAGCTGGTGCACCGCATGGTGGCCCTGCACGCCGAGGGATACGACCAGGTCATCGCCCGCCGCACCCGCACCGGCGACCGGGTCACCCGCACCCTGACCGCCCGCGCCTACTACTGGGCGATCAACCGGCTGGTGGACGTCGAGCTCGTCGACGGCGTCGGCGACTTCCGGCTCCTTTCCCGCCGCACGGTCGACTCGATCCTCGAACTGACCGAATACAACCGCTTCTCCAAGGGGCTCTTCGCCTGGGTCGGATTCCGGACGACGACGTTCGAGTACGAGAATGCGGTGCGTGAACAGGGCCGTTCCAAGTGGACCTTCGGAAAGCTCCTCAACTACGGCCTCGACGGCCTCCTCTCCTTCAACAACAAACCGCTGCGGGCCGCCGTCTACCTCGGAATGATCCTGGTCGCCGTCGCTTTCGCGTACGCCGCCTGGATCGTCGGCGTCGCCCTGGTGAACGGCGTCGAGACGCCCGGCTACGTCACCCTGCTCGTGACGGTCACGGCACTCGCCGGCGTCCAGATGGTGATGCTGGGACTGGTCGGCGAGTACGTCGGCCGC
It encodes:
- a CDS encoding glycosyltransferase family 2 protein codes for the protein MLLSIVVPCFNEEEIIGRFHDHVTKELSRFDGEFEIVYVDDGSRDRTLPLLEGIAAGDPRARYVSFSRNFGKEAAMLAGLRHAAGDAVVIMDADLQHPPELVHRMVALHAEGYDQVIARRTRTGDRVTRTLTARAYYWAINRLVDVELVDGVGDFRLLSRRTVDSILELTEYNRFSKGLFAWVGFRTTTFEYENAVREQGRSKWTFGKLLNYGLDGLLSFNNKPLRAAVYLGMILVAVAFAYAAWIVGVALVNGVETPGYVTLLVTVTALAGVQMVMLGLVGEYVGRIYYEVKRRPHYLVKATNARVTATSHEELVRR